Proteins encoded within one genomic window of Oryza glaberrima chromosome 12, OglaRS2, whole genome shotgun sequence:
- the LOC127756922 gene encoding RNA cytidine acetyltransferase 1-like, translating into MRKKVDERIRTLIENGVRERQRSMFVIVGDKSRDQIVNLNYMLAKSRVKSRPSVLWCYRDKLEISSHKKKRAKQIKKLMQRGLMDPEKADPFSLFLETSDITYCLYKDSERVLGNTFGMCILQDFEALTPNLLARTIETVEGGGLIILLLRSLSSLTSLYTMVMDVHERFRTESHTQAAARFNERFLLSIASCKSCVVMDDELNILPISSHMKFIQPVTNNEDSEGLSERERELKDLKDQFREDFPVGPLIGKCFTMDQGKAVINFLDSILDKSLRSTVALLAARGRGKSAALGLAIAGAIAAGYSNIFVTAPSPENLKTLFDFVCKGMNALEYKEHLHYDVVKSADPELKKATIQINVYKQHRQTIQYLKPHDHGKLSQVELLVIDEAAAIPLPIVKSLLGPYLVFLSSTVNGYEGTGRSLSLKLLQQLESQSQPSAPNNGPNSSRLFKKIELNESIRYASGDPIESWLNDLLCLDLANSIPNISRLPHPKECDLYYVNRDTLFSYHKESEIFLQRMMALYVASHYKNSPNDLQLMADAPAHHLFVLLGPVDESKNQLPDILCVVQVCLEGQISRKSAMKSLSEGRSPSGDQIPWKFCEQFQDNVFPSLSGARIVRIAVHPSAVRLGYGSAAVDLLTRYYEGQMTLFAEDEEENEEPEVRITEAAEKASLLEETVKPRANLPPLLVHLRERRPEKLHYLGVSFGLTQELFRFWRKHNFYPFYVGQIPSAVTGEHTCMVLRPLNSDDIEVNESSKCGFLDPFYQDFRQRFRRLLGTSFRHLNFKLAMSVLASKIDFSDHEPSDYYTNITSKILGDMLSPHDMKRLEAYSNNLVDYHLILDLVPILAHQYFSEKLPVTLHGAQAAVLFCMGLQDKDIGATKEELGIEREQVLSNFIKTMKKLYGYLHNIAGKEIEATLPRLKEIDTSPLKSLDEDLDEAAREVKEQRRAIDEDDVDPKFLQKYAIDADDDEIEKALNGGKISASGVISVKSNKTKADKQEKRKEMKKSKRKGNDGEKSESKKKRS; encoded by the exons atgaggaagaaggtggACGAGCGCATCCGGACGCTGATCGAGAACGGCGTGCGGGAGCGGCAGCGGTCCATGTTCGTCATCGTCGGCGACAAGTCGCGCGACCAGATCGTCAACCTCAACTACATGCTCGCCAAGTCCCGCGTCAAGTCCCGCCCCTCCGTCCTCTGGTGCTACCGCGACAAGCTCGAGATCAGCAG CCACAAGAAGAAGCGGGCCAAGCAGATCAAGAAGCTCATGCAGAGGGGGCTCATGGACCCCGAGAAGGCCGACCCCTTCTCGCTCTTCTTGGAGACGTCTGACATCACCTACTGCCTCTACAAGGACTCCGAGAGGGTTCTTGGCAACACATTCGGCATGTGCATCCTGCAG GATTTCGAGGCGCTCACGCCCAACCTACTCGCGAGGACCATCGAGACGGTTGAGGGTGGTGGTTTGATCATCCTGCTGCTCCGCTCCCTTTCCTCTCTCACCAGTCTTTATACAATGGTCATG GATGTCCATGAAAGATTCCGGACAGAGTCGCATACCCAGGCTGCTGCTAGGTTCAACGAGAGGTTCTTGCTATCCATAGCGTCTTGCAAATCATGTGTCGTCATGGATGACGAACTCAACATTTTGCCTATATCCTCTCACATGAAATTTATACAACCAGTTACGAACAATGAG GATTCTGAGGGACTGtcagaaagggagagagagttgAAAGATCTAAAAGATCAATTCCGTGAAGACTTTCCAGTTGGTCCTTTAATTGGAAAGTGCTTCACGATGGATCAG GGTAAAGCTGTGATCAATTTCCTTGACTCTATTTTGGACAAGTCCCTGAGGAGCACAGTTGCCTTGCTTGCTGCTCGCGGACGCGGGAAATCAGCTGCCCTTGGTCTTGCTATTGCTGGAGCCATTGCTGCTGG GTATTCAAACATATTTGTCACAGCCCCAAGTCCAGAGAACCTAAAAACACTGTTTGATTTTGTGTGCAAGGGAATGAATGCACTGGAGTACAAG GAGCATTTGCATTATGATGTGGTGAAGAGTGCAGATCCAGAACTCAAGAAGgcaactattcaaataaatgtCTACAAGCAGCATCGTCAGACGATCCAG TATCTGAAACCACATGATCATGGGAAGCTTTCTCAAGTTGAGCTCCTTGTCATTGATGAAGCTGCTGCTATTCCATTGCCAATTGTTAAGTCCTTGCTTGGTCCATACCTTGTTTTCCTATCATCCACTGTCAATGG GTACGAAGGAACTGGGCGATCCTTGTCTTTGAAGCTCCTACAGCAGTTGGAATCCCAAAGCCAGCCATCTGCTCCAAATAATGGACCCAATTCAA GTAGGCTTTTTaagaaaattgaattaaatgAGTCCATTAGGTATGCATCTGGTGATCCTATTGAGAGCTGGCTTAATGATTTACTTTGTTTGGATCTTGCGAACTCCATCCCCAATATCAGTAG GCTACCTCATCCAAAAGAATGTGATCTTTATTATGTCAACCGAGACACACTTTTCTCATATCATAAGGAGAGTGAGATATTTTTACAG CGGATGATGGCACTTTATGTTGCTTCCCATTACAAAAATTCACCCAATGACTTGCAACTAATGGCTGATGCGCCGGCTCATCACCTATTTGTATTGCTTG GCCCAGTCGATGAGTCTAAAAATCAGCTCCCGGATATTCTATGTGTAGTCCAG GTCTGTTTGGAAGGTCAAATATCTCGAAAATCAGCTATGAAAAGCCTAAGTGAGGGTCGGTCACCTTCTGGTGATCAAATACCATGGAAATTTTGTGAACAGTTTCAAGACAACGTGTTTCCAAGTCTCTCAGGAGCTCGGATTGTACGAATTGCTGTCCATCCAAGTGCTGTGAGG CTTGGATATGGTTCAGCTGCTGTGGACCTTTTGACAAG GTACTATGAAGGGCAAATGACTCTATTTGCTGAGGATGAGGAGGAAAATGAAGAGCCTGAAGTCAGGATCACTGAGGCTGCAGAGAAG GCTTCTCTACTAGAAGAGACTGTAAAGCCTAGGGCAAATCTCCCACCACTCCTTGTCCATCTTCGCGAACGTCGTCCTGAAAAGCTCCATTATCTTGGTGTATCTTTTGGACTTACACAAGAGCTTTTCCGTTTTTGGCGGAAGCACAACTTCTATCCATTCTATGTGGGCCAAATTCCT AGTGCTGTGACTGGTGAGCATACTTGTATGGTCTTGAGGCCCTTAAATAGCGATGACATTGAAGTTAATGAGTCAAGCAAATGTGGATTTTTGGATCCATTTTATCAAG ATTTCAGACAAAGATTCAGGCGTCTCTTAGGAACATCTTTCCGGCATCTCAATTTTAAGCTTGCAATGAG TGTATTAGCTTCCAAGATTGATTTTTCAGATCACGAACCCTCAGACTATTATACCAATATTACCTCAAAGATATTGGGAGATATGCTATCACCACATGATATGAAGCGGCTGGAAGCATATTCTAACAATTTGGTCGATTATCATCTG ATTCTGGACCTTGTCCCTATTCTTGCACACCAATATTTTTCAGAGAAGCTTCCTGTTACACTACATGGTGCCCAAGCAGCTGTTTTGTTCTGTATGGGACTACAAGACAAAGACATAGGTGCTACAAAG GAAGAACTGGGGATAGAGAGGGAACAGGTTCTATCAAACTTCATCAAGACAATGAAGAAGTTATACGGTTACCTTCATAATATTGCAGGAAAAGAAATTGAAGCAACATTACCACGACTAAAGGAA ATTGATACATCTCCTCTTAAATCATTGGATGAGGACCTTGATGAAGCAGCCAGGGAAGTAaag GAACAAAGAAGAGCAATAGATGAGGATGATGTGGACCCAAAGTTTCTGCAAAAGTATGCAATTGATGCCGATGACGATGAGATTGAGAAGGCGCTGAACGGAGGAAAGATTTCCGCAAGCGGTGTTATCAGTGTGAAATCCAACAAGACAAAGGCTGACAAGCAAGAGAAGCGCAAAGAAATGAAGAAatcaaaaaggaaaggaaatgaTGGAGAGAAATCTGAGTCTAAGAAGAAGAGGTCTTGA